A genomic region of Nitrospira lenta contains the following coding sequences:
- a CDS encoding cell division protein ZapA: MTKTIDVEIYGQRYSIRGEADDAYIRRLASFVDEHMRTLAEGMKTATPSKLAVLTAINLAHQFFESEKKRSQGEADVDRRMETLMESIEEQMPISFFR; the protein is encoded by the coding sequence TTGACTAAGACCATTGATGTGGAAATTTATGGCCAGCGGTATTCCATTCGCGGTGAGGCAGATGATGCCTATATTCGACGGCTTGCGAGTTTCGTGGATGAGCATATGCGGACATTGGCCGAGGGGATGAAGACCGCAACGCCCTCCAAGCTGGCGGTCCTAACGGCGATCAATCTGGCCCATCAATTCTTCGAGTCGGAAAAGAAGCGGAGCCAAGGCGAGGCCGATGTCGATCGCCGGATGGAAACACTGATGGAATCCATCGAGGAGCAGATGCCCATCTCGTTCTTCAGGTGA
- the rny gene encoding ribonuclease Y, with protein sequence MSTSLVAYILCGLIGALIGAGLLEVVRRQLAAAKRTEAEDQAKHITQNAQREAETLIKEAKLESKDLIFQAKTDLEKEQKVRLAELAVTDKRLVQREENLDRKLGTIEKREADAQKRDQEFARREEGLVQKEAACAKVEREHREALERVAGMTGDEAKKQLMVEMESQARLDAAGFAKRTLEEARENSEREAREIITSSIQRVVRDYVAESTISVVQIPNDAMKGRIIGREGRNIRAIEAATGIDLIIDETPEAVIISGFDPLRREIAKVSLERLMHDGRIHPTRIEEIVEKVKVDIDKLMYEEAEKIIFELGLSDFHPELIKVLGRLKYRTSYGQNNLYHAREAAYICGIMASELGLDVKLARRGALLHDIGKAVSHEEEGPHAMLGAEIAKKYGESAKIVNAIAGHHEQVEPICPESVLVAAAEALSAARPGARREALESYVKRLEKLEALATAYKGVQKAYAIQAGREIRVIVRQEDITDTESFQLSRDLAKKIEQELTYPGQIRVTVIRESRYVEYAK encoded by the coding sequence ATTTCTACCTCACTTGTTGCGTACATACTCTGTGGACTCATCGGGGCTTTGATCGGCGCCGGACTGCTTGAAGTGGTTCGTCGTCAACTTGCCGCCGCGAAACGAACGGAAGCAGAAGATCAGGCGAAGCACATTACTCAAAACGCGCAGCGCGAAGCCGAAACACTCATCAAGGAAGCCAAGCTCGAGTCGAAGGATCTGATCTTTCAAGCCAAGACGGATTTGGAAAAAGAACAGAAGGTCCGGCTGGCTGAGCTGGCGGTGACGGATAAACGGCTCGTTCAACGGGAAGAGAATTTGGATCGGAAGCTCGGAACGATCGAGAAGCGCGAAGCGGACGCGCAGAAAAGAGATCAGGAGTTTGCGCGGCGTGAAGAAGGACTGGTCCAAAAAGAGGCGGCCTGCGCCAAGGTTGAGCGCGAGCATCGCGAGGCGCTCGAGCGGGTGGCCGGAATGACGGGCGATGAGGCCAAGAAGCAATTGATGGTTGAAATGGAAAGTCAGGCCCGTCTCGATGCGGCCGGGTTTGCCAAGCGGACATTGGAAGAGGCGCGTGAAAACTCCGAACGAGAAGCGCGCGAAATTATTACCAGCTCGATTCAGCGCGTCGTGCGCGACTACGTGGCGGAGTCCACGATCTCCGTGGTTCAGATTCCCAATGACGCGATGAAAGGCCGGATCATCGGACGGGAAGGGCGAAACATTCGGGCGATCGAGGCGGCGACGGGCATCGATTTGATCATCGATGAAACGCCGGAAGCGGTAATCATCTCAGGGTTCGATCCGTTGCGGCGCGAAATCGCCAAGGTGTCGCTTGAACGGCTGATGCACGATGGACGGATTCACCCGACTCGGATTGAAGAAATCGTCGAAAAGGTGAAGGTTGATATCGATAAGTTGATGTACGAGGAAGCCGAAAAGATTATTTTCGAGTTGGGCCTTTCCGATTTCCACCCGGAACTGATCAAAGTGTTAGGCCGGTTGAAATACCGGACAAGCTACGGTCAGAACAATCTCTATCATGCCCGTGAGGCCGCCTATATTTGCGGAATCATGGCGTCGGAGCTGGGGCTCGACGTCAAGTTGGCGCGGCGCGGGGCGTTGCTCCATGACATCGGCAAAGCGGTCAGCCACGAAGAGGAAGGCCCCCATGCGATGCTCGGCGCTGAGATCGCCAAGAAGTACGGTGAGTCTGCGAAGATCGTCAATGCGATTGCGGGACACCATGAACAGGTGGAGCCGATCTGCCCAGAGAGCGTGTTAGTCGCGGCTGCCGAAGCATTGTCTGCTGCGCGGCCTGGCGCACGACGCGAAGCGTTGGAGTCGTATGTGAAACGGTTGGAGAAGCTGGAGGCGCTTGCCACGGCGTATAAAGGCGTCCAAAAAGCGTACGCGATTCAAGCGGGACGCGAGATTCGCGTGATTGTGCGGCAGGAGGATATTACCGACACGGAGTCGTTCCAACTGTCACGGGACTTAGCGAAGAAGATTGAGCAGGAGCTGACCTATCCAGGACAGATTCGGGTGACCGTAATTCGCGAAAGCCGATATGTGGAGTATGCGAAGTGA
- a CDS encoding TIGR00282 family metallophosphoesterase produces MKILYIGDIMGEPGRRAVGRMVPRVVSQRQVDVVIGNGENVAGGFGITPELAEELFEMGLSVITTGNHAWDKKEILDYFPREPRLLRPANYPAGVPGNGSYVVETPGGEKLAVLQLMGRAYMPTLDCPFQVAKREVAKLKREAAAVLVDMHAEATSEKMAMGHYLDGDVVAVVGTHTHVQTADEQILPKGTAYLTDIGMTGPLHGVIGVKKELAIEKFLTGMPKRFEVASGPTVFCAVLIEVDAQLGKAITIERIRVID; encoded by the coding sequence GTGAAAATTCTGTATATCGGCGACATCATGGGAGAGCCGGGGCGCCGGGCCGTGGGGCGGATGGTGCCGCGCGTGGTTTCTCAGCGGCAGGTGGATGTCGTCATCGGGAACGGGGAGAATGTGGCCGGGGGATTCGGGATTACGCCGGAATTGGCGGAAGAACTCTTCGAGATGGGTTTGTCCGTCATCACGACCGGGAATCATGCCTGGGACAAGAAGGAAATTCTCGACTATTTCCCGCGTGAGCCGCGCTTGTTGCGTCCTGCGAATTATCCGGCCGGGGTGCCTGGCAATGGCAGTTACGTCGTCGAAACACCCGGCGGGGAAAAGCTGGCCGTGCTTCAGTTGATGGGTCGGGCGTATATGCCGACGCTCGACTGTCCGTTCCAAGTGGCCAAGCGAGAAGTGGCGAAGTTGAAGCGGGAAGCGGCGGCGGTACTCGTCGATATGCATGCCGAGGCGACGTCGGAAAAGATGGCGATGGGACATTACCTCGACGGTGATGTCGTCGCGGTGGTGGGGACGCACACGCATGTGCAAACGGCCGACGAGCAGATTTTGCCGAAAGGTACGGCCTATCTGACGGATATTGGTATGACCGGTCCGCTGCATGGTGTGATCGGCGTCAAAAAAGAACTCGCGATTGAAAAGTTTCTCACCGGGATGCCGAAACGATTTGAAGTGGCTTCCGGGCCCACGGTCTTTTGCGCAGTGCTGATTGAGGTCGATGCACAACTCGGCAAGGCGATTACAATCGAACGGATCCGGGTCATCGACTAA
- the xseA gene encoding exodeoxyribonuclease VII large subunit, protein MHNSARRLQSNGSGSSTKGDLTTGFRPPTAFSAPGSSVRQVHTVSELTALVRSTLESSFTEVWLEGEVSNLRAPASGHLYCTLKDESSQIRAVLFRTTATRLRFALEDGLQVVARGRVTVYEPRGEYQIIVDYVEPKGRGALQLAFEQLRTRLAEEGLFDEERKRSLPELPRTVGLVTSLSGAVIRDMLTVLHRRCPTLHIIIVPVQVQGEGSAEQIAAAIRMLSESGLVEVMIVGRGGGSLEDLWSFNEEVVVRAIAASRVPVVSAVGHETDVTLADFAADLRAPTPSAAAEAVAPVLAQIVSRLAELSARLQHVVGRRMEEERQRLRLATHQIAAVRVRVQEEIQRVDATVYEMSAAVRLVLQVGQDRMIRANQGLMARSPHARVRHGLAVVPQLAARLYQGTRGIVETRTQRVQSCASRLHALSPLATLGRGYSVLQHARTAEVIRGVDDVHVGEELQAKLIDGRLLCIVKAGIPDSLM, encoded by the coding sequence ATGCACAACTCGGCAAGGCGATTACAATCGAACGGATCCGGGTCATCGACTAAGGGAGATCTCACCACGGGCTTCCGACCACCTACGGCGTTCTCCGCTCCAGGCTCTTCGGTCAGGCAGGTTCATACTGTCTCGGAATTGACCGCTCTCGTACGGTCCACGCTTGAATCCAGTTTCACCGAGGTGTGGCTGGAAGGCGAAGTGTCGAATCTTCGTGCCCCGGCCTCTGGTCACCTCTACTGCACGCTCAAAGACGAGTCGAGTCAAATTCGCGCCGTTCTCTTTAGGACGACCGCGACGCGGCTGCGATTCGCGCTTGAGGACGGACTTCAGGTCGTTGCCCGTGGACGAGTGACGGTGTATGAGCCGCGCGGGGAATACCAGATCATTGTGGACTATGTCGAGCCTAAGGGACGCGGGGCTCTGCAACTGGCCTTTGAGCAACTGAGAACCCGGCTTGCGGAAGAGGGGTTGTTTGACGAGGAGCGCAAGCGGTCGCTTCCTGAACTGCCACGGACCGTTGGTCTAGTGACGTCGCTGAGCGGCGCCGTGATTCGCGATATGTTGACGGTGCTGCATCGCCGTTGTCCTACGCTGCATATCATTATTGTTCCCGTCCAGGTGCAAGGTGAGGGTTCGGCCGAACAGATTGCGGCAGCCATCCGGATGCTCAGCGAATCTGGCTTGGTGGAGGTGATGATTGTCGGGCGTGGGGGTGGTTCACTTGAGGATCTCTGGAGTTTCAATGAAGAGGTTGTGGTGCGGGCGATTGCCGCGTCGCGAGTTCCGGTCGTCTCCGCCGTCGGACATGAAACGGATGTTACGCTAGCAGACTTTGCTGCGGATCTTCGTGCGCCGACACCATCGGCTGCCGCGGAAGCAGTGGCGCCGGTCTTGGCTCAAATTGTGAGCAGGCTGGCGGAACTATCGGCTCGGCTTCAGCATGTGGTTGGCCGGCGGATGGAGGAAGAGCGTCAGCGGTTGCGATTGGCGACACATCAAATTGCTGCGGTGCGTGTTCGAGTGCAGGAAGAGATTCAACGGGTGGATGCGACGGTCTATGAGATGTCGGCGGCTGTTCGTCTGGTGTTGCAGGTCGGGCAGGACAGGATGATTCGTGCCAATCAGGGATTGATGGCGAGGAGCCCGCATGCTCGCGTGCGTCATGGACTGGCTGTTGTTCCACAATTGGCGGCACGGCTCTATCAGGGCACTCGTGGGATCGTAGAGACTCGCACGCAACGGGTCCAATCGTGTGCCTCGCGCTTACACGCACTGAGTCCGTTAGCGACATTAGGGCGGGGCTATAGCGTCCTCCAGCACGCGCGTACGGCTGAGGTGATTCGGGGCGTGGATGATGTGCATGTTGGGGAGGAGCTGCAGGCGAAGTTGATCGATGGACGATTGCTGTGCATCGTGAAAGCAGGGATACCGGATTCTCTGATGTAA
- the xseB gene encoding exodeoxyribonuclease VII small subunit encodes MAAVKFEQAMARLEAIVGQLEHGDLSLDESLKIFEEGIRLSKNCLKVLEEAERKVEVLVQDTNGKKQLRAFSLDEDADEASLEP; translated from the coding sequence GTGGCGGCAGTGAAGTTTGAACAAGCGATGGCTCGGTTGGAAGCGATTGTGGGGCAATTGGAACATGGCGATCTTTCGCTGGATGAATCGCTCAAGATCTTTGAAGAAGGAATCCGCCTCTCAAAAAACTGTCTGAAAGTGTTGGAAGAAGCTGAACGGAAAGTGGAAGTGCTGGTTCAGGATACAAACGGCAAAAAACAGTTACGGGCATTTTCCCTCGACGAGGATGCTGATGAGGCGTCTCTTGAGCCATAG
- a CDS encoding TlyA family RNA methyltransferase translates to MVNQVRPVKDRLDRVLVARGLAQSRDVAVRMILAGEVRLDGALSDKPAKLVPLDSAIDVVSHGTRFVSRGGEKLIGALEAGAIDPQGAVCLDVGCSTGGFTDCLLQRGAARVYAVDVGYGQFDWRLRQDPRVTLHERTNIRYVDRTLIPEPVALVVIDVSFISLTMVLPPIMQFLQSGAVVIALVKPQFEVGKGQVGRGGIVRDEAQRQAVLQRILVCADGLGLTQKATLDSPIRGKKGNLEFLSIFELNENVYAKKESGLRGSV, encoded by the coding sequence ATGGTGAATCAAGTACGTCCGGTGAAAGATCGGCTCGACCGAGTGCTGGTCGCGCGGGGCCTTGCTCAAAGCCGGGATGTGGCTGTTCGGATGATCCTTGCCGGAGAAGTTCGGCTCGATGGCGCTCTGTCTGATAAGCCAGCGAAGTTGGTTCCGCTTGATTCAGCGATTGACGTCGTTTCTCACGGGACTCGGTTTGTGAGCCGGGGAGGGGAGAAGCTTATTGGCGCACTTGAGGCTGGTGCCATTGATCCGCAGGGAGCCGTCTGCCTTGATGTGGGCTGTTCTACGGGCGGATTCACCGACTGTTTGCTGCAGCGCGGTGCAGCGAGGGTGTATGCCGTGGATGTTGGGTATGGCCAATTTGATTGGCGTCTTCGCCAGGATCCCCGGGTCACTTTGCATGAGCGGACGAACATTCGTTATGTGGATCGAACGCTCATCCCTGAGCCGGTCGCTCTCGTGGTAATCGATGTGTCGTTTATTTCCCTCACGATGGTGCTGCCTCCCATCATGCAGTTCCTTCAGTCTGGTGCCGTCGTAATCGCGTTGGTAAAACCGCAATTCGAAGTGGGGAAGGGGCAGGTTGGCCGAGGTGGAATCGTTCGCGATGAAGCCCAGCGGCAGGCCGTACTGCAGCGTATTCTGGTCTGTGCCGATGGGCTTGGGCTCACTCAGAAGGCGACTCTTGATTCTCCGATCCGCGGGAAGAAGGGGAACCTCGAGTTTCTTAGTATTTTCGAGTTAAATGAAAATGTTTATGCTAAGAAAGAGTCAGGTTTAAGGGGTAGCGTGTGA
- a CDS encoding SDR family oxidoreductase has translation MKVLVTGGAGFIGSHVVDRLVEEGHDVVVVDNLSTGKRKNVNRAANLYKLDIQSSRLERVFRNERPNIVIHLAAQVSVRNSVADPVFDAQVNILGTMNVVHQAVQHGARKVVFSSSGGAIYGEQDMFPAPESHPTNPLSPYGISKLCGEHYLSYFQRTSGIQAVSLRYANVYGPRQDPEGEAGVVAIFIQKMLNNEQPIINGNGRQTRDFVFVDDVAEANLAAMGQETQGVYNVGTGVETSINELFRLLASLTGATSKEVHGPAKKGEQLRSLVDPAKIRQALGWEMRVDLPDGLKRTVAFFREKMS, from the coding sequence ATGAAGGTCTTAGTGACAGGTGGTGCTGGATTCATTGGTTCGCACGTGGTCGATCGTCTGGTAGAGGAAGGTCACGATGTTGTCGTCGTGGATAATCTTTCTACGGGAAAGCGAAAGAATGTGAATCGTGCTGCGAATCTCTACAAATTAGACATCCAGAGCTCACGGTTGGAACGGGTCTTTCGAAATGAGCGGCCTAATATCGTCATTCATTTGGCGGCCCAGGTGAGTGTGAGAAACTCCGTTGCGGACCCTGTCTTTGATGCGCAAGTCAATATCCTCGGTACGATGAATGTGGTGCATCAGGCCGTTCAGCATGGAGCGAGGAAGGTGGTGTTTTCCTCTTCAGGCGGGGCCATTTATGGCGAGCAAGACATGTTTCCCGCTCCGGAGAGCCATCCAACGAATCCGCTCTCGCCGTATGGAATCAGCAAATTGTGCGGAGAGCATTACCTGTCTTACTTTCAGCGTACCAGCGGTATCCAAGCAGTCAGCCTGCGGTACGCCAATGTGTACGGGCCAAGGCAGGATCCGGAAGGTGAGGCGGGAGTTGTGGCCATCTTTATTCAAAAAATGTTGAACAATGAGCAGCCTATCATCAATGGAAATGGGCGTCAGACGAGAGATTTTGTGTTTGTGGATGACGTCGCGGAGGCAAATCTTGCCGCAATGGGGCAGGAGACTCAGGGGGTTTATAACGTCGGGACGGGCGTTGAGACATCCATCAATGAGTTGTTCAGGCTGCTGGCAAGTTTGACCGGGGCTACCTCAAAAGAAGTGCATGGACCCGCGAAGAAAGGGGAGCAGCTAAGGAGTCTTGTCGATCCTGCTAAAATTCGACAAGCGCTTGGTTGGGAGATGAGGGTCGATCTGCCCGATGGCCTGAAGCGGACCGTAGCGTTTTTTAGAGAAAAGATGAGCTAG
- a CDS encoding rhodanese-like domain-containing protein → MSYSIGVKELKTRLDKGDKLVLLDVREPWEHALAKLEGSVLIPLGTLPQALTKLDKNTEIIAYCHHGMRSADATGFLVQQGFANVKNLVGGIDAWSIQVDNTVPRY, encoded by the coding sequence ATGAGTTATTCCATTGGGGTGAAGGAACTGAAGACAAGACTTGATAAGGGCGATAAACTCGTACTCCTGGATGTAAGAGAGCCGTGGGAGCATGCCTTGGCAAAACTGGAGGGGTCAGTACTCATTCCATTGGGCACACTGCCTCAGGCTCTGACAAAGCTGGATAAGAATACGGAGATCATTGCCTATTGCCATCACGGCATGCGAAGCGCCGACGCAACAGGCTTCTTGGTTCAGCAAGGATTTGCTAACGTAAAAAATCTAGTAGGCGGGATAGATGCCTGGTCGATTCAGGTAGATAACACAGTTCCGCGTTACTAG
- the cutA gene encoding divalent-cation tolerance protein CutA, with protein sequence MSIAKNKIIIIFVTVHDQKEGRRISKEILTSRLAACVNIIPGIQSMYQWKGKIVQEKEAMLVLKTTRSRYRKLEQKIKQLHSYEVPEVIAIPLICGSPQYIEWVAKEVLDK encoded by the coding sequence ATGTCGATTGCTAAAAATAAGATAATCATTATTTTTGTGACGGTTCATGACCAGAAGGAAGGACGTCGGATATCGAAAGAAATTTTGACTTCTCGCTTGGCTGCTTGTGTGAATATCATTCCTGGGATTCAGTCAATGTATCAGTGGAAGGGTAAGATCGTTCAGGAGAAAGAGGCTATGCTGGTACTGAAGACCACAAGATCTCGGTACCGGAAACTTGAGCAGAAGATAAAACAGCTACATTCCTATGAAGTGCCGGAAGTAATTGCCATTCCGCTTATTTGTGGATCACCACAATATATAGAGTGGGTGGCGAAAGAAGTATTGGATAAGTAG
- a CDS encoding M23 family metallopeptidase — protein sequence MGQTQNQESSDAYTVVIFRGSTAKPLRFSFPREFVRKLLIVGCIVVVADLLVVSHYVIRTGEVWELSAFRSEAMSAREQTAAFTSAVDDLKKRIGAMKEVNQRLRVMLGIEVQKSGDTANGRGGEETPLPEGSLISSSINENGAGEAASLSSTNGVVSVIGVGATATRVVDEKDTEAAVASVKEGLEWLSKEATSQEQILGELSQAAEQRSSRWAATPSIWPVKGWVTSGFGPRISPFTEKPAWHDGLDIGAAANAPVQAPAQGRVTSVGFDPKLGNLVRLDHGFGIETVYGHLAKSLVKEGQRVKRGDVVGLVGSTGLATGPHLHYMVKVNGQALDPNKYILE from the coding sequence ATGGGGCAAACGCAAAACCAGGAAAGTAGTGACGCCTATACGGTTGTAATTTTCCGTGGTTCTACGGCAAAGCCTCTCCGCTTTAGTTTCCCGAGAGAATTTGTTCGTAAGCTATTGATAGTTGGATGTATTGTTGTCGTTGCCGATCTTCTTGTCGTTTCTCATTATGTCATTAGGACCGGGGAAGTGTGGGAGCTTTCTGCATTCCGTTCGGAGGCTATGAGCGCCCGAGAACAGACCGCAGCTTTCACTTCTGCGGTTGATGACTTAAAAAAGAGAATCGGGGCAATGAAAGAGGTAAATCAACGACTTCGGGTCATGTTAGGGATTGAAGTTCAGAAGTCTGGTGACACGGCTAACGGGCGAGGTGGAGAAGAGACTCCTCTGCCTGAGGGAAGTCTGATTTCTAGTTCGATTAATGAGAATGGAGCAGGTGAGGCGGCATCATTATCCAGCACTAACGGAGTGGTTTCTGTTATTGGAGTTGGTGCAACTGCAACCCGCGTTGTAGATGAAAAAGATACCGAAGCTGCGGTTGCCTCCGTTAAAGAGGGACTTGAGTGGCTGTCCAAGGAAGCGACTAGCCAGGAGCAGATTCTTGGCGAATTGTCTCAAGCTGCCGAGCAACGGTCATCACGATGGGCTGCCACACCATCAATTTGGCCAGTAAAGGGCTGGGTGACTTCAGGTTTTGGTCCTCGTATTTCTCCTTTCACGGAGAAGCCGGCGTGGCATGATGGGCTGGATATCGGAGCTGCGGCCAATGCCCCAGTGCAGGCCCCAGCGCAAGGCAGAGTCACATCAGTCGGTTTTGATCCGAAGCTCGGTAATTTAGTGCGGCTTGACCATGGATTTGGAATTGAAACGGTTTATGGTCACTTAGCGAAGTCCCTCGTAAAGGAGGGGCAACGGGTGAAGCGTGGCGATGTGGTAGGGTTAGTAGGAAGCACCGGTTTGGCAACTGGCCCCCATCTTCACTACATGGTTAAGGTTAACGGACAAGCGCTTGACCCTAATAAGTATATTCTTGAATAG
- a CDS encoding formate--tetrahydrofolate ligase — MVTDLQISRSVRPRPILDIAEQLGLQADEVSTFGINKAKISLRVLNRLKARPLGRYVLVTAINPTPLGEGKTTTSIGLAMGLSRLGKRAAVTLRQPSLGPVFGIKGGGTGGGRAQVLPMEEINLHFTGDAHAVAASHNLLSAFLDNHLFHGNECAFDIERIAWPRTMGVSDRALRQVMVGEKAQQHGSQFVITEASEIMAILALASSQVDLRQRLGRTMVGLKQSGAVGTAEELGCAGAMAVLLKDALLPNLVQTLEGTPAFVHAGPFGNIAHGNCSILSDAVALRCADYVVTEAGFGSDLGAEKFFNIKCRVSGFKPAAAVVVATLRALKLHGSGGVAKVGAPLPSGLTGPNMPALEKGFANLEQHIANARIHGIPVVVAVNAFKDDVPAELEWVRNRSREVGAIDAAVSTHWADGGRGAELLADAVVRAVEQPANFTHLYDVNWPIRKKIETIATKMYGAAGVSFEATADRQIDAAESLGFGRMPVCMAKTPLSLSHDPALKGRPTGFTVPIKELRILAGAGFVTAVCSGIQLMPGLPKKPAGERVDLDPVSGEIVGLS; from the coding sequence ATTGTGACTGATCTCCAAATCTCCCGATCCGTCCGACCTAGACCCATTCTTGATATTGCCGAACAGCTTGGCCTTCAGGCCGACGAAGTCTCAACCTTCGGCATAAACAAAGCGAAAATATCATTGCGGGTATTGAATCGTCTCAAGGCTCGCCCATTAGGACGGTATGTGCTGGTGACCGCGATTAATCCGACTCCTCTTGGCGAAGGAAAGACGACGACATCGATTGGGCTGGCGATGGGACTTTCCCGGTTAGGCAAACGCGCGGCTGTGACGCTCAGGCAGCCATCTCTCGGTCCGGTATTTGGGATTAAGGGTGGCGGTACCGGAGGCGGGCGTGCTCAGGTGCTTCCCATGGAGGAGATCAATCTACATTTTACCGGTGATGCCCACGCGGTTGCTGCGAGCCACAACCTTCTTTCCGCTTTCTTGGATAATCATCTGTTTCATGGCAACGAATGCGCCTTTGATATAGAGCGAATTGCCTGGCCCAGAACGATGGGCGTCAGCGACCGCGCACTCCGCCAGGTTATGGTAGGAGAAAAAGCGCAGCAGCATGGCAGCCAATTTGTGATCACCGAAGCTTCCGAAATCATGGCCATTCTTGCCTTGGCATCAAGCCAGGTAGACCTTCGTCAACGGCTTGGCCGGACCATGGTGGGGTTGAAACAGTCCGGCGCTGTGGGAACCGCCGAAGAGCTGGGCTGCGCGGGGGCAATGGCGGTCTTATTGAAGGATGCGTTGCTGCCCAACCTGGTGCAGACGTTAGAGGGAACGCCGGCTTTTGTGCATGCCGGGCCGTTCGGCAATATTGCCCACGGCAATTGTTCCATCCTATCCGATGCCGTGGCACTGAGATGCGCGGATTATGTCGTTACCGAGGCTGGATTCGGGAGTGACCTGGGTGCCGAGAAGTTTTTCAATATTAAGTGCCGCGTATCAGGATTCAAGCCGGCGGCCGCCGTTGTCGTCGCGACCCTACGAGCTCTGAAGTTGCATGGCAGTGGAGGAGTTGCCAAGGTCGGGGCGCCACTGCCCTCAGGATTGACCGGTCCCAACATGCCTGCCCTGGAGAAGGGCTTTGCGAACCTTGAACAACATATTGCCAACGCGCGGATCCACGGCATTCCGGTTGTCGTCGCGGTCAATGCGTTCAAGGATGATGTACCTGCAGAATTGGAGTGGGTCAGGAACCGGTCCCGAGAGGTTGGTGCGATCGATGCGGCCGTCTCGACTCATTGGGCCGATGGGGGGCGAGGCGCAGAACTGCTGGCCGACGCCGTGGTTCGTGCCGTGGAGCAGCCCGCGAACTTTACGCATCTCTACGATGTGAATTGGCCGATCAGGAAGAAGATTGAAACAATTGCCACGAAGATGTATGGGGCAGCCGGAGTCAGTTTTGAGGCGACGGCGGATCGTCAGATTGACGCGGCCGAGTCTCTAGGATTTGGGAGGATGCCTGTTTGCATGGCGAAGACGCCGTTGTCTTTGTCGCATGATCCGGCGCTTAAGGGGAGACCCACTGGATTTACGGTTCCGATCAAGGAATTGCGCATTCTCGCTGGGGCTGGATTTGTGACGGCAGTTTGTTCAGGGATTCAGCTGATGCCCGGCTTGCCAAAGAAGCCAGCCGGCGAACGGGTTGACCTGGATCCGGTGAGCGGAGAAATTGTCGGACTTTCGTAG
- the hflC gene encoding protease modulator HflC encodes MTKQGLMIALLVVVGGLFVLGASPLFIVDITQNAIVVELGKPKRNLTEPGLYVKVPFIQEVTYFDKRLLDYDSDAQDVITQDKKTLLLDNFAKWRITDPLKVYQNFQSQRGALQRLHDIIYSELRVELGRHDLLEIVATGRHDLMKIVTQRSNEKASVYGIEIQDVRIKRADLPEQNEKAVFARMQAERERQAKQYRAEGAEEAQKIRSEAEKDREIILAQAYKESEELRGAGDAKAFKVYADAYRQDPKFFEFTRSMEAYKRAFKDKSTMVLSPDSEFFRYLKQR; translated from the coding sequence ATGACGAAGCAAGGCCTGATGATCGCGCTGCTCGTCGTTGTCGGAGGCCTGTTTGTGCTAGGGGCCTCACCGCTCTTCATCGTCGATATCACCCAGAATGCCATTGTGGTCGAACTCGGAAAACCGAAACGCAATCTCACCGAGCCCGGGCTCTACGTCAAAGTGCCATTCATTCAAGAAGTCACGTATTTCGACAAACGTCTGCTGGACTACGACTCGGACGCCCAGGATGTCATCACGCAGGATAAGAAAACGCTGCTCCTCGACAATTTCGCGAAGTGGCGCATTACCGATCCGCTGAAGGTTTATCAAAACTTTCAAAGCCAGCGCGGGGCGCTCCAGCGGTTGCACGATATTATCTATTCAGAACTGCGTGTCGAACTCGGACGCCACGACCTCCTAGAGATCGTCGCCACCGGACGCCACGACCTCATGAAGATCGTGACGCAACGATCGAATGAGAAGGCCTCCGTCTATGGAATCGAAATTCAGGATGTGCGCATCAAGCGCGCCGACCTTCCTGAACAAAACGAGAAGGCAGTGTTTGCCCGCATGCAAGCTGAGCGGGAACGGCAGGCGAAGCAGTATCGTGCGGAAGGCGCAGAGGAAGCGCAAAAAATTCGATCTGAAGCGGAGAAAGACCGGGAGATCATTCTGGCTCAGGCCTATAAGGAATCTGAAGAGTTACGGGGAGCCGGAGACGCAAAGGCTTTCAAGGTCTACGCCGATGCCTACCGGCAAGATCCGAAGTTCTTTGAATTCACTCGTTCGATGGAAGCGTATAAGAGAGCGTTCAAAGACAAGTCGACCATGGTGCTGAGCCCGGATTCAGAGTTCTTCCGCTATCTGAAACAGCGCTAG